In Schistocerca nitens isolate TAMUIC-IGC-003100 chromosome 10, iqSchNite1.1, whole genome shotgun sequence, a single window of DNA contains:
- the LOC126209929 gene encoding mucin-5AC-like yields the protein MSENVIQYCECTERPLIFNFFDDEDFIGSTRPPPEPTTERQTSITSNIQLDQRTTQYPEATEDTVTQNHAAEYTTEDIQRPITNKPPSKPNRLSGYKNQQRHSPLRGSMRRKKPVQSSSNQYSFGVTTDQTSIDQTPSENNFSYRETSTLTPTTTDTWNEDAKRQINITEDVTEQTVRPAVPENFEITVGSYNTKPRITFQKGNLDGESPAADIIYSEDWRPPLAIKPHNEEPITEDLFGHIRQSQTTTSRAGSNTQRPFQAVEAQPFYIRKKPSYITSESILTAGDHLEGNSAFVTNNGPVSHYGRGNARPPGRHPYTPQESGPSSAGALVDSGSRPLLLEVSTQSTQNAHGQTGGPVDSGVASTPSSGLAQRRPGTSSGKRRRPIHRKRPVPHDSANVVATVEASYVRDSAAQGDSVKKHQAPLPFTIVFNGSEQNRMQGAKINWIPYLPWQQEASMPFRPLDPGVLDSLVPRAPVTGAAHPQPTTTTAAPTTASTVTPDLSAAADALSPAVRELLQSLGLLDPPPPPPPTPLPQSRAEPEEQDMRHLLHRFGLLDPAPPTRGRRRQKTLAEPSPSASNETTGNGSASGGSTTTSTTPLTLDAIDTSMLTDEMRAVLHNLGIVPGAGRVDEGPTTQPPVASHTTVRESTTDGGNGTDDSTVRQGPEHVFSPTSLKHSEEETARLQAVLDSVRQFAATHLNVTYPANGSGTTEAIRDSRGLQPTTSASPLAAGPDPLSFDELLAEINSEESRKNEVKRQQPTDTNSTAPTSAPAKETEEVTSEQAVQFMISTVDD from the exons ATGTCGGAAAACGTGATCCAATATTGTGAATGT ACTGAACGACCGCTGATCTTCAACTTTTTTGACGACGAAGACTTTATTGGATCTACGAGACCACCCCCTGAACCAACCACTGAACGTCAGACATCGATCACGAGCAACATCCAGCTAGACCAACGGACGACGCAATATCCAGAGGCAACTGAAGATACTGTAACCCAGAATCATGCTGCAGAATACACTACAGAGGACATCCAACGGCCTATAACCAATAAACCACCTAGCAAGCCGAATAGATTGAGCGGATATAAGAATCAACAAAGACACTCGCCCCTGAGAGGTTCAATGAGAAGAAAGAAACCAGTTCAGTCAAGCAGCAACCAATACAGTTTTGGCGTTACGACAGATCAGACCAGTATTgaccaaacaccttcagaaaataattttagctATAGGGAAACTTCAACACTGACTCCAACAACGACAGATACATGGAATGAAGATGCAAAGCGACAAATTAACATCACAGAAGATGTAACAGAACAAACTGTGAGACCAGCTGTCCCAGAGAACTTTGAAATAACTGTTGGAAGTTATAACACGAAACCAAGGATTACATTTCAGAAGGGGAATCTGGATGGAGAATCGCCTGCAGCCGATATTATTTACAGCGAAGACTGGAGACCACCTCTTGCTATCAAGCCACACAATGAAGAACCCATTACCGAGGACCTCTTTGGACACATTAGACAGTCCCAGACTACCACTTCCAGGGCTGGCAGCAATACCCAAAGACCTTTCCAGGCTGTTGAAGCACAGCCATTTTACATCAGGAAAAAGCCATCATATATCACTTCAGAAAGCATCCTCACTGCAGGAGATCACCTTGAAGGAAATTCAGCTTTCGTCACAAATAATGGGCCTGTTTCTCATTATGGTAGAGGCAATGCCAGACCTCCAGGAAGACACCCTTATACACCACAGGAAAGTGGACCATCATCAGCCGGAGCATTGGTGGACAGTGGGAGCCGACCACTTTTGCTCGAGGTCAGTACCCAATCTACCCAAAATGCACACGGCCAGACAGGTGGTCCAGTGGACAGTGGGGTAGCCTCGACGCCGTCTTCAGGCCTCGCCCAGAGGCGACCTGGAACCTCCAGCGGCAAGCGGCGGCGGCCCATCCACAGGAAGAGACCAGTGCCTCACGACTCGGCCAATGTGGTGGCCACGGTCGAGGCGTCGTACGTGCGGGACAGTGCAGCTCAAGGAGACAGTGTCAAG AAACACCAGGCCCCACTGCCATTCACAATCGTTTTCAATGGCAgtgaacagaatcgtatgcagggggccaaaattaactggattccaTACCTTCCGTGGCAACAAGAAGCCAGCATG CCGTTCCGGCCGCTGGACCCCGGCGTGCTCGACAGCCTCGTTCCGCGGGCGCCCGTGACCGGCGCCGCCCACCCACAGCCCACCACTACCACCGCCGCCCCGACCACCGCCTCCACGGTGACGCCCGACCTGTCCGCGGCGGCGGACGCGCTTTCGCCGGCGGTACGAGAGCTACTGCAATCGCTGGGGCTGCTggacccgccgcccccgccgccgcccacc CCGCTGCCGCAGTCGCGCGCCGAGCCCGAAGAGCAGGACATGCGCCACCTGCTGCACCGCTTCGGACTGCTCGACCCGGCGCCGCCCACTCGCGGCCGGCGCCGTCAGAAGACGCTCGCCGAGCCCTCTCCTTCTGCGAGCAACG AGACGACTGGTAACGGCAGCGCCTCTGGCGGCAGCACGACTACCTCGACGACCCCGCTGACGCTGGACGCCATAGACACGAGCATGCTGACGGACGAGATGCGCGCCGTGCTGCACAACCTGGGCATCGTGCCCGGCGCTGGCCGCGTCGACGAGGGGCCGACGACACAGCCGCCAGTGGCGTCCCACACCACTGTCCGGGAGTCGACGACAGACGGTGGGAATGGCACCGACGACTCCACAGTCCGACAAG GGCCAGAGCATGTGTTCAGCCCGACGTCCCTGAAGCACTCGGAAGAGGAAACAGCAAGACTCCAGGCGGTGTTGGACTCGGTTCGCCAGTTCGCTGCCACACACCTCAACGTGACGTACCCCGCCAATGGCAGTGGCACCACTGAAGCGATACGGGACAGTAGGGGCCTCCAGCCGACCACCAGCGCGTCCCCACTGGCTGCGGGGCCAGACCCACTCTCATTCGACGAGCTGTTGGCGGAGATCAACAGCGAGGAGTCCAGGAAGAACGAGGTGAAGCGCCAGCAGCCCACAGACACCAACAGCACTGCTCCGACCAGCGCTCCAGCGAAGGAAACTGAAGAAGTAACCA